A genome region from Frankineae bacterium MT45 includes the following:
- a CDS encoding acyl-CoA dehydrogenase: MNFEISDRAKEYQIRLLEFMDEHVYPAEAVYATQMIESGNPNFHPPVLEELKAEARKRGLWNLFHPHASEEWGSPGLSNSDYAPLAEIMGRSPAIAPEATNCNAPDTGNMEVLQLFGTDEHKERWLKPLLAGEIASAFAMTEPAVASSDATNVQLRMDADGDEYVLNGRKWFASNALHANCKVLIVMGKTDVNAATHRQQSMMVVPIDTPGLTILRGLPVFGYQDREGHADILFEDVRVPKTALLAGEGDGFMIAQARLGPGRIHHCMRAVGMAERALDLMIARAQDRVTFGRPVADRANIQDWIAEARIDIEMIRLLTMKAAWLMDTVGNQKARVEIAAIKVAAPQVALKIVDRAIQVHGAAGVTEDFPLASFYAHLRTLRLADGPDEVHKRTIAQMELRRIEPEWNKRR; this comes from the coding sequence ATGAACTTCGAGATCTCTGACCGGGCCAAGGAGTACCAGATTCGTCTGCTGGAGTTCATGGACGAGCACGTCTACCCGGCTGAGGCGGTCTACGCGACGCAGATGATCGAGTCCGGGAACCCGAACTTTCACCCGCCCGTCCTCGAGGAACTGAAGGCTGAGGCGCGCAAGCGCGGGCTATGGAATCTCTTCCACCCGCATGCGAGCGAGGAGTGGGGTTCGCCCGGCCTGAGCAACTCCGACTACGCCCCGCTGGCCGAGATCATGGGGCGCAGCCCGGCCATCGCCCCGGAGGCGACGAACTGCAACGCGCCGGACACCGGCAACATGGAGGTACTTCAGCTCTTCGGCACCGACGAGCACAAAGAGCGGTGGCTCAAACCGCTGCTGGCCGGCGAGATCGCATCGGCGTTTGCCATGACCGAGCCCGCCGTCGCCAGTTCGGATGCGACCAATGTGCAGCTGCGCATGGACGCCGACGGTGACGAGTACGTGCTGAATGGCCGTAAATGGTTCGCCTCCAACGCGCTGCACGCGAACTGCAAGGTGCTCATCGTGATGGGGAAGACGGACGTGAACGCCGCCACCCACCGCCAGCAGTCGATGATGGTCGTGCCGATCGACACCCCGGGGCTGACCATCCTGCGGGGCCTGCCCGTCTTCGGCTATCAGGATCGGGAAGGGCACGCCGACATCCTCTTCGAGGACGTCCGGGTGCCGAAGACGGCGCTGCTGGCCGGCGAGGGTGACGGCTTCATGATCGCGCAGGCCCGTCTGGGACCGGGGCGAATCCATCACTGCATGCGTGCCGTGGGGATGGCCGAGCGGGCGCTGGACCTGATGATCGCCCGCGCCCAGGACCGGGTGACCTTCGGCCGTCCGGTGGCCGATCGCGCCAATATCCAGGACTGGATCGCCGAGGCCCGGATCGACATCGAGATGATCCGGCTGCTCACCATGAAGGCGGCCTGGTTGATGGATACCGTCGGAAACCAGAAGGCCCGCGTCGAGATCGCCGCGATCAAGGTGGCCGCCCCCCAGGTCGCCCTCAAGATCGTCGACCGCGCGATCCAGGTGCATGGCGCCGCCGGGGTCACCGAGGACTTCCCGCTAGCCAGCTTCTACGCCCATCTGCGTACGCTCCGCCTGGCCGATGGGCCGGACGAGGTGCACAAGCGCACCATCGCGCAGATGGAACTGCGCCGCATCGAACCGGAGTGGAACAAGCGGCGGTGA